The Bacteroidota bacterium genome contains the following window.
TTTCAATCAGCACAAGTTTGATTTCTTCGTCAGCAATACGGTTGACTTTTATTAATTGAGTTCTTGAAACGATGGTGCGAATCAGTGCTTCTTCGTTTTCCGAAACAAGAAGGAAAACGGTTTTATCTGGCGGTTCCTCCAATATTTTCAGAAGTTTATTTGACGCCTGCACATTCATTTTTTCAGGAAGCCACACAATCATTATTTTAAATTCCCCTTCGTAAGTAGTGAGGGAAAGTTTTCTCAATATCTCTGCGCTTTCCTCCACGCCAATAACAGGCTGTTTGTTCTCTGCAGAAAGATATGAAAACCAATCGTGTAAGTTTAAATAGGGGTTCTGAAGAAATGCTTCCCGCCATTCAGCAGCCAGATCCGTGCTCATGCGTACTTCTTTTGACAAAGCAATCGGATAAACAAAATGAATATCGGGATGAATTAATTTTTCGCTCTTCATACACGAAGAACATTTTCCGCATGAATCATTTTTGCTTTTGCTTTTGCAGAGAAGCAATTGAGCGAAAGCAAGCGCAAGAGGCAGCGCACCGCTTCCTTCCGTTCCTAAAAAAAGTTGAGCATGACTGACTCGTCCGTTTTGCACAGAACTTACCAGCCGATTTTTCACTTCATTTTGTCCTATGACATTGCCGAATTGCATCGTTCAAATATAGTTACTAATTTCAATGATTATCCTCATTTTTAGTTCCCCTCAAAACCATATTTTCGCAAATTAATTATCATCTCAATACTCCTAATCCAAACTTCACGATATGAAAACTATAGATGCAATCAATTTCAAAAACAAACACGCAATTATCCGCGTTGATTTCAATGTCCCGCTGGATGATAAGTTCAATATTACTGATGATACAAGAATCCGAGCTGCCGTTCCAACTATTAAAAAAATTCTGAGCGATGGAGGGAGTGTTGTATTGATGTCCCATTTAGGAAGACCGAAAGAAGGCCCGACAGAAAAATATTCTCTTAAACATTTACTGAATCACCTTGAAAAAATACTTGGCACAAATGTGAAATTTGCAAATGATTGTATTGGTGATGAAGCGAAAAATATTTCAGCAAATTTGAAATCAGGAGAAATCCTTCTTCTGGAAAATCTGCGATTTTACAAACAAGAAGAAAAAGGTGATGAAGCGTTTGCAAAAAAACTTTCTGAGCTTGGGAATTTTTATGTGAATGATGCTTTCGGCACAGCACACAGAGCGCACGCTTCTACAGCCGTCATTGCGAAATTTTTTCCGAATGCAAAATGCTTCGGCTATGTAATGAGCGGAGAACTTGCGAGTATCGATAAAGTGATGAATAACGCTGCAAAACCTTTCACTGCCATAATGGGTGGAGCGAAAGTGTCTGACAAGATTCTGATTCTCGAACAGTTGATGAAGAAAGCAGATAACATTATTATAGGAGGAGGAATGGCATTCACTTTCGTAAAGGCGATAGGTGGACACATCGGTAAATCAATGGTGGAAGAAGATAGAATTGAAACAGCAAAAAATATTCTGGGTGACGCAAAAAAGGTTGGCGTGAGCATCTATATTCCTGTGGATGCCATCATTGCTGATAATTTTTCCAATGAAGCGAACAAAAAATATTCTGATATAAAAAATATTCCTGATGGATGGATGGGGTTAGACCTGGGTGAAAAATCTGAAAAAATATTTATGGATGTCATTGCAAAATCGAAAACCATTTTATGGAACGGACCAATGGGTGTTTTTGAGATGAGCAGTTTTGAGCATGGAACGAAGACAGTAGCAGAGGCAGTAGCAGTGGCAGCATCCAAAGGAGCGTTTACATTGATTGGCGGAGGAGATTCCGTTACCGCCATTAACAAATATAATCTTGCCGATAAAGTCAGTTATGTTTCTACGGGTGGAGGCGCCTTGCTGGAATACATTGAAAGCGGAACGTTGCCTGGGATTGAGGCGATAGAAAAATAATTCGAATTATTTTATTTTCACTTTTACTTTCATTGAATCTGCATTCGGAATTATTTTATTCAGTCGACTTTCATTCAAGCCCGGAATTACAAACGGAGCAATTTTCTGAACGTACGGATATAGAAGAGAATTATTTTTTGTTTCGTCCGGAATGAATGAAACTGTTTTATTTATTGCTTCCATAAAAAAAATAATCATGCTCATCAGCAATCCGAACTTCAGCATTCCGAAAATTGCGCCTCCGAGTTTATTTACAAATCCAAGCGAAACGGCTTTTACAAATCTTTCTAAAAGTTTTGCGACTCCAAAAACAATCAACAACACTCCTATAAAAATTGCTGCGAAAGAAATCAGCGGAAGATATTTCGAAGTCCAGTCTAAAGAATCCTTCATCCACATAGAAAGGAAGTCATGAAATTTTATCGCGCCCCAAACTGCAAGTCCGAAAGCAATCAGCGTAGCAGCTTCAATGATTAGTCCTTTGGAAAATCCTTTGTACAATCCCCAAAGAAGAGGAATGATAAGTATGATATCAACATAATTCATAATTCAAAAGTAATAAGGAAGGAAGCAGAAAGCAAAATGGAAATCACTTTCTTTCAACATAATCAAGTGTAAAAGCTAAATTTGTAGAATGGATGCAGAAGTAGAAATTGAGTTGCAAAAAATTATCAAGCAGCTTTCTTCACAGTTTGGAGAGGAAATAGATTTCAAAGGAATTTTATTTCTCATAGGCGTTCAGGAACTCGGCAAAGGTCATAAGGTCTTTTCCAAGGATGAAAAGCTCGGACTCATGCACATTGCAGTGTGCACACTACTGGAAGATTACGGCTATTATGAATTTGTAGGGAAAGATGAAGACGGATGGCCTCACTGGAAGTCAACCGAAAAACTTCCTTCGCTCAAGCCACTGGAACAGGAGCGATTGATCAAGCAGGCGATTGTTCTCTATTTCCAGAAAAAACTGATATTTTACAAGTAATGTGTTACGATAGAAATACATCCTAAACTGTTTGCTGAGAATCTTTCCGACCACTGAAAAAACTTTCTTCAGTCCTTCCTCTTCATAATCGGCACGGTGCTGCACGCTTCTCCAAACATTATACTTTTTGCAACAGGGTTGAGAATGCGCGTAAGTTCCACATAAGCAGATGCGGGAATAGGAATATTTCCGCAGCCTTTGATTACAAGTTTTTTATCCCTGAAATCTTCGGGATTTATTTTTGAAAGCGTTTCGTTAAACAAAATTGTCTCTAAAGTTTTTAAATCACCGAATACAAAATTTTTCGCGAAAGGCTGCAGAGCAGAAGCAATGAGCATGTATGCCCATGTGGGCACAATGGCATCGGCCGAACAAGTGATGGCGACAAATTTATCCTGGTATTTTTTCCAATCTTCATTTTTCACAAACTCCCGGAAATCTTTTTCTTTAAGAATAAAAGCCTCACCCCGTCCCTCTCCCAAGGAGAGGGAGGTTAAATATTTTTTTACATCAAGAAGTTCTCGTCCTCCTTTTGGAAAAAAGTCCTCAAGATTGATTTCAATCAACCCGCTTTCGGCTACTCTATTTACAATTTCTTTTTCCATTACATAAATCCTAATTCTACTTGCGCTACTTCGCTCATCATTTCTTTTGTCCAGGGCGGTTCAAATGTCAGAGTTACTTTTGCAGAAGTAATTCCACTTATTCCTTTTAGCTTTTGTTCTACTTCCGGAGGCAATGATTCTGCTACAGGACAAGAAGGAGAGGTCAATGTCATTTTTAGAATCAAATTATTTTCCGCGTCAAGATTTATCTCGTAAATCAAGCCGAGTTCCCAGATGTCCACAGGAATTTCCGGATCGTAACAGGTTTTAACCATGTCAATCACCCTCTGAGCGAGTTCTGTATTTTGTGTTATGATTATTGCGCTCAAACTTTTGTTTTTAATGCAAGTGCATCCAGTTTCATTTGTTTGATCATGTTCACCAATCCGTTTGCTCTTGTGGGAGAAAGATGTTGTGTCAGTCCTATTTGATTTATAAAATCCATTTTCGCATTCACAATTTCATCAGGAGAATGTTCCGATAAAACTCGAATCACAAGTGCAACCAATCCTTTTGTAATAATTGCATCACTGTCTGCCGTGTAAACTATTTTTCCATCTTTTATTTCTGAATGCAGCCACACTCTACTTTGGCATCCTTTAATCAATCGGTCATCCGTTTTATATTTTTCCTCAATCACCGGTAATGATTTTCCCAGTTCGATAATGTGTTCATACTTTCCCATCCAGTCATCAAACATTGAAAACTCTTCAGCAATTTCTTTTTCAATTTCTTCGATACTCATTTCAGCATTGATTTTACTTTCTCAATTCCTTTTACAAGTTCATCGATTTCTTCTTTTATATTATAAAATGCCAACGAAGCGCGAATAGTCCCTGGAATTCCGAATTTATCCATAATGGGTTGCGTGCAATGATGCCCAGTTCTAACGGCAATTCCTAATTGATCAAGAATTACTCCTGTATCATAAGGATGAATTCCTTTGAGCACAAAAGAAATCACGCTTGCTTTTTCTTTTGCCGTTCCGATAATTTTCAATCCCGCAATCGCTGAAAGTTTTTCGGTTGTGTATTCTGTGAGTGTATGTTCGTAAGAAGAAATGTTTTCTAATCCAATTTCATTTATATAATCAATTGCGCTTGCCAGTCCGATTACCCCTTCAATGTGCGGAGTGCCTGCTTCAAAGCGCAAAGGACTATCTGCATATTCTGTTTTGGCAAATGAAACAGTTTTAATTGTTCCACCACCGACCTGATAGTTCGGAAGTTTTCTTAACCATTCTTCTTTTCCATACAGAATTCCAACTCCGGTAGGACCATACACTTTATGTCCGCTAAAGCAATAAAAATCCGCATCAAGATATTGCACATCCACTTTCATATGGGGAATTGCCTGCGCTCCGTCAACTAAAACTGGAATATTTTTCGCGTGAGCCAGAGAAATAATTTCTTTTATCGGATTAATTGTGCCGAGTGTATTTGAAACGTGAGTGATGGCAACTAGTTTTGTTTTTGTACAAATAAGTTTTTTGAATTCATCGAGAAGCAATTCCCCGTTTTCATTTATCGGAATAACTTTCAGCACAGCTTTTTTTTCCTCACATAATTGTTGCCACGGAAGAATATTGCTGTGGTGTTCCATTTCAGAAACAATAATCTCATCCCCGGCATTCGCAAACGTTTTCGCGAATCCACTCGCAACCAGATTAATGCTCTCTGTCGTTCCGCTGGTGAAGATTATTTCGTGAGCGTGTTTTGCGACAATGTGTTTCTGGATTGTTGCTCTTGCGTTTTCGTAAGCAGAAGTAATTTCCTGGCTTAATGTGTGAACTCCCCTATGAATATTTGCGTTCTGTTCTGAATAATATTTTGTAATCGCCTCTATGACTTGCTTTGGTTTTTGCGCAGTCGCTCCGTTGTCGAAATAAATTAATGGCTTGCCGTTCACTTTTCGGGAAAGAATCGGAAAATCTTTTCTAATTTTCTGAACATCAAAAGTCCCTCCCGCCCTCCCCGAAGGGGAGGAGACTGATTTTATATTTTTTTTCTCGTCAATCATTTTGTTTTTTGACTCCCTCTCCTTCGGAGAGGGTTGGGGTGAGGCAGTTATTCACGAGTTCTTCCAAATAATTTTTAAGCGAATCAATTCTGATTGTATTCAATACATCATTCGCGAAAGCATACAGCAAAAGATTTCTTGCGCTCTCAACGCTCAGTCCGCGTGAGCGGAGATAAAAGAGCGCCTCTTCGTTCAATTGCCCTGTGGTGGAGCCGTGCGAACACTTCACATCATCCGCATAAATTTCTAATTGTGGTTTTGTGTTTATCGTAGCGTCATCACTGAGCAAAATATTTTTTGAACTTTGATATGCGTTTGTTTTTTGCGCGTCACGCTCTACAAATATTTTTCCATTAAATATGCCGGTAGATTTTCCGTCAAGAATTCCTTTGTACAGCTGATTACTCTGACAATTCGGTTTGTTGTGATGAACGGCAGTGTGATTGTCAATGAGATCTGTTCCGTTGGTAATAAATAAACCGTTCAGGTGCGATTCACAATTTTCTCCGTTCAGAGCAATGCTAAGATCATTTCTTGTCCATTCGCTGCCAAGCGTGATGGCGTTGGTGTCAAAACGAGAATTTTTTTCCTGACTTACATTTATGGAAGAAATTTGTGAAGCATTTTTGCAATCGTTCTGCAAACGATAGAATTGCATTTTGGAATTTTCTCCGACAAAAATATCGGCATGAGAATTTACAATCACATGAGCATTGAGGTCAAGAGAAATATTATTTTCAATAATGCTCACCGAAGAATTTTTTCCAACTATAATCAAATGTCTCGGGCTTGCAAGAATTTCTTTTACTCCTGTCGAAATGTGAATAATTTCAATCGGATTTTCCATCGCAACATTTTCGGGAATATAAATGAATGCGCCATCCGTCCACAAAGCAGAGTTGAGTTGAGCCAGGGCATCTCCATCGTTACTTAAATACTTTTTCAACAAATCGGAATGATTCAGCAAACCATCAGTGGCAAGATTCCCTACAATAACTCCTTTTGAAAGTTTCGTGCTGAGTGTTGAATCTTTATGTAACCAACCATTTATGAAAACAAGTTGAATATTTTCTTTTCCTAAAGGGGATGGAATGAAATTCAGTTTGTGCGCCTCGTTATGAATCGCTGTAAACTTTCCTGAAAATATTTTTCTTACATCCGTGTATTTGTATTCTTCATCTTTTCGAGTAGGAATTCCCGAATCAGAAAAATTTTCAAATGCTTCTTTTCTTTTTTCTTTCAGCCATTCGGGCTCAGAAGAAAAAGTTTTTGCAAGAAGAGTTTTGAATTCTCCTTCCAGTTGCACGGGAACAAACACGGGTTTATCTAACACAACACTCATGCTTCTGCTTTTCCTTTTATCCAGTCGTATCCTTTTTGTTCGAGCTCAAGAGCCAATTCCTTTCCGCCCGACTTTATAATTTTTCCATTCGACAACACATGAACAAAATCCGGAACAATATGATCGAGCAAACGCTGATAATGTGTGATGACAACAAATGCACGGTCTTTTGAACGCAATTTGTTTACTCCATTTGCTACAATTCTCAATGCGTCAATATCCAGACCAGAATCGGTTTCATCTAAAATGCAAAGCGTGGGTTCGAGGACTGCCATTTGAAAAATTTCATTTCTCTTTTTTTCTCCTCCTGAAAATCCTTCGTTCACCGAACGATTCGCCAGTGTGCCTTGCAATTCCACCAGAGCCTGCTTTTCTTTGATGAGTTTCAGAAAATCTTTTGTCTCCATCGGTTTCTCTCCTTTGTGTGCGCGAATCTCGTTGATAGCCGTCTTCAGGAAATTAATATTGCTAACTCCGGGAATTTCTACCGGATACTGGAACGCAAGAAAAACTCCTTTGCGTGCGCGCACTTCGGGAGGCATCTCCAAAAGATTTTCCCCTTTGAATGTTACTGTTCCTTCCGACACAGAATAATTTTCTCTTCCTGCCAGCACAGAAGATAAAGTGCTTTTGCCGGACCCGTTCGGTCCCATGATGGCGTGAACTTCTCCTGCTTTTACTTCAAGGTTTATCCCTTTCAGAATTTCATTTCCGAGAATTCCTGCGTGTAGATTTTTGATGCTTAACATATTTTTGTTTTTTTTGCCTTTGTCATGCTGAGCGCAGCGAAGCATCTAATGGAGGCCACTCCATCACTTCCTCGTTTAAAAATTTCCACTCAGAGTTTTCTTCATTTATTAATTCTTCTTTCTTTTTTCTTAACCAGCCTTTTATTTGTTTTTCTCTTGCTATCGCTTGGTTTACATATTGATATCTTTCCCAGAAAATTAGATAATAACAATGATATTGACCTGCAAATGTTTTTTTATTCCCTCTGTTTAAATAGTGTTCTGTTAATCGTTGCTCTAAATTGTTTGTTATTCCTGTGTATAAAACTGTTTTCTTATGATTAGTTACTATGTATACAAAATAATTATGTTGCTTCATTTCGTAGATTCTTCGCTTCGCTCAGAATGACAAAAAATATCAACCCACACTTCCCTCCAAACTAACTGCCAAAAGTTTTTGTGCCTCCACAGCAAATTCCATCGGAAGCTGATTAAATACTTCGCGGCAATATCCGTTTACTATTAGACCAATCGCTTTTTCTTTGTCAATGCCGCGCTGCTGACAATAAAATAATTGGTCTTCACCTATTTTTGAAGTAGTTGCTTCGTGCTCCACTACTGCAGTTTTATCTTTAATTTCTATATAAGGAAAAGTATGTGCTCCGCATTTATCTCCCATCAAAAGAGAATCGCACTGAGAAAAATTTCTTGCATTCGTTGCGCCTTTACCAACACGAACAAGTCCGCGGTAAGAGTTGTTGCTTCTTCCGGCAGAAATTCCTTTGCTCACAATGGTGCTGCGCGTATTTTTTCCTATGTGAATCATTTTAGTTCCGGTATCGGCTTGCTGCATATTGTTGGTCACTGCAACAGAATAAAATTCTCCTGTGGAATGATCGCCTTTTAAAATTACGCTTGGATATTTCCAGGTGATGGCAGAACCGGTCTCCACTTGTGTCCAGGATATTTTTGAATTTTCTTCAAGACAAATTCCGCGCTTGGTAACAAAATTATAGATGCCGC
Protein-coding sequences here:
- the sufC gene encoding Fe-S cluster assembly ATPase SufC encodes the protein MLSIKNLHAGILGNEILKGINLEVKAGEVHAIMGPNGSGKSTLSSVLAGRENYSVSEGTVTFKGENLLEMPPEVRARKGVFLAFQYPVEIPGVSNINFLKTAINEIRAHKGEKPMETKDFLKLIKEKQALVELQGTLANRSVNEGFSGGEKKRNEIFQMAVLEPTLCILDETDSGLDIDALRIVANGVNKLRSKDRAFVVITHYQRLLDHIVPDFVHVLSNGKIIKSGGKELALELEQKGYDWIKGKAEA
- a CDS encoding CvpA family protein, producing the protein MNYVDIILIIPLLWGLYKGFSKGLIIEAATLIAFGLAVWGAIKFHDFLSMWMKDSLDWTSKYLPLISFAAIFIGVLLIVFGVAKLLERFVKAVSLGFVNKLGGAIFGMLKFGLLMSMIIFFMEAINKTVSFIPDETKNNSLLYPYVQKIAPFVIPGLNESRLNKIIPNADSMKVKVKIK
- a CDS encoding DUF2480 family protein is translated as MEKEIVNRVAESGLIEINLEDFFPKGGRELLDVKKYLTSLSLGEGRGEAFILKEKDFREFVKNEDWKKYQDKFVAITCSADAIVPTWAYMLIASALQPFAKNFVFGDLKTLETILFNETLSKINPEDFRDKKLVIKGCGNIPIPASAYVELTRILNPVAKSIMFGEACSTVPIMKRKD
- a CDS encoding SufE family protein, with the translated sequence MSIEEIEKEIAEEFSMFDDWMGKYEHIIELGKSLPVIEEKYKTDDRLIKGCQSRVWLHSEIKDGKIVYTADSDAIITKGLVALVIRVLSEHSPDEIVNAKMDFINQIGLTQHLSPTRANGLVNMIKQMKLDALALKTKV
- the sufD gene encoding Fe-S cluster assembly protein SufD, whose amino-acid sequence is MSVVLDKPVFVPVQLEGEFKTLLAKTFSSEPEWLKEKRKEAFENFSDSGIPTRKDEEYKYTDVRKIFSGKFTAIHNEAHKLNFIPSPLGKENIQLVFINGWLHKDSTLSTKLSKGVIVGNLATDGLLNHSDLLKKYLSNDGDALAQLNSALWTDGAFIYIPENVAMENPIEIIHISTGVKEILASPRHLIIVGKNSSVSIIENNISLDLNAHVIVNSHADIFVGENSKMQFYRLQNDCKNASQISSINVSQEKNSRFDTNAITLGSEWTRNDLSIALNGENCESHLNGLFITNGTDLIDNHTAVHHNKPNCQSNQLYKGILDGKSTGIFNGKIFVERDAQKTNAYQSSKNILLSDDATINTKPQLEIYADDVKCSHGSTTGQLNEEALFYLRSRGLSVESARNLLLYAFANDVLNTIRIDSLKNYLEELVNNCLTPTLSEGEGVKKQND
- a CDS encoding DUF59 domain-containing protein, which translates into the protein MVKTCYDPEIPVDIWELGLIYEINLDAENNLILKMTLTSPSCPVAESLPPEVEQKLKGISGITSAKVTLTFEPPWTKEMMSEVAQVELGFM
- a CDS encoding cysteine desulfurase: MIDEKKNIKSVSSPSGRAGGTFDVQKIRKDFPILSRKVNGKPLIYFDNGATAQKPKQVIEAITKYYSEQNANIHRGVHTLSQEITSAYENARATIQKHIVAKHAHEIIFTSGTTESINLVASGFAKTFANAGDEIIVSEMEHHSNILPWQQLCEEKKAVLKVIPINENGELLLDEFKKLICTKTKLVAITHVSNTLGTINPIKEIISLAHAKNIPVLVDGAQAIPHMKVDVQYLDADFYCFSGHKVYGPTGVGILYGKEEWLRKLPNYQVGGGTIKTVSFAKTEYADSPLRFEAGTPHIEGVIGLASAIDYINEIGLENISSYEHTLTEYTTEKLSAIAGLKIIGTAKEKASVISFVLKGIHPYDTGVILDQLGIAVRTGHHCTQPIMDKFGIPGTIRASLAFYNIKEEIDELVKGIEKVKSMLK
- a CDS encoding phosphoglycerate kinase encodes the protein MKTIDAINFKNKHAIIRVDFNVPLDDKFNITDDTRIRAAVPTIKKILSDGGSVVLMSHLGRPKEGPTEKYSLKHLLNHLEKILGTNVKFANDCIGDEAKNISANLKSGEILLLENLRFYKQEEKGDEAFAKKLSELGNFYVNDAFGTAHRAHASTAVIAKFFPNAKCFGYVMSGELASIDKVMNNAAKPFTAIMGGAKVSDKILILEQLMKKADNIIIGGGMAFTFVKAIGGHIGKSMVEEDRIETAKNILGDAKKVGVSIYIPVDAIIADNFSNEANKKYSDIKNIPDGWMGLDLGEKSEKIFMDVIAKSKTILWNGPMGVFEMSSFEHGTKTVAEAVAVAASKGAFTLIGGGDSVTAINKYNLADKVSYVSTGGGALLEYIESGTLPGIEAIEK
- a CDS encoding GIY-YIG nuclease family protein — translated: MKQHNYFVYIVTNHKKTVLYTGITNNLEQRLTEHYLNRGNKKTFAGQYHCYYLIFWERYQYVNQAIAREKQIKGWLRKKKEELINEENSEWKFLNEEVMEWPPLDASLRSA